In the genome of Panthera uncia isolate 11264 chromosome X, Puncia_PCG_1.0, whole genome shotgun sequence, the window GTAGATTGATGAGTTAAAAGGGAAGCATACATTCATCCTTTGAGAGTACTGCCTGTCTTCCAAAATGCTCCAACAGTATACACACTTCAACCCATATTTTATGAGTTTGTCAGGTCCCTGTTTTCTCAACAGGCCTGCATATTAATAAGTTTCAGTTGTTGCTACTTTTGTGGGTAAAAATTGCTTTTCGTTTAAATTAGCACTTCCCTAATTACTAATGAGGCTGAATATGTTATATGTTCCTCAGAAGCTTTTAAACtggacacagaaaacaaaggattTATACACTATAGATATTTTTTGGAGAAAGTTCACTGCAAGCATTCATTTgatatttcatcttattttgacTTAGTCTCTAAATGGTTGAAAGGCAACAgttagtaaaatgaaataaaatggctcCATTACTTTACCTTAACCAAGATAATTAATATCTTCTTTAATATCACAATCAGCCCCAGAGTTTCAGGTATtacttcaaataatattttaaacattttaagccAACTACtaatataaaaaagtttttatattgAGATGGTACTTAACCCCAATAAGCTTGAagttctataaaaagaaaatacttatttttaaatattttatattcagaagAGTTAATAAATGCTATCTGGAAactttgaaaattcaaaaaatacggtaaaataaaaattaattaaataatccaTAATCCTATCATGTAGTGATAACTGCTATTAACATTTggtgtgttttctcctttctcctctactTAACATGTATtcctttaatattataaaattgagattttatattttgcttggTATCCTCTTTttcaacaaacttttattttagtatttttccatGACACTCAATATTCTTTACAAACAGCTCATTTATAAATGGCTTTTTGCCACTTGATTCTATGGTGATAATTTAACCATCTACTTATTGTTTTGGATATTTACACTGTTTTCAACTTctgttattataaatatgtttttaacttctgatattaaaaataatactgtaatgacCATCTTTGCATATAAAAATCTGTTCACATCTCTGTTTATTTCCTTACTAAAACATCCTAGAGGCAGAATTATTGGAATAAAGGATTTGAATATTATTCTGGCTCTTGCTGCTTGTCAGGAAAGCTGTATACTTACACCAGACAAACACCAGACTAGCCATTTTACACAGCCTTGCCCAAACTGCACATTATGAATTCTAAAATCCTTGCTGACAGGTGAAAAATGGTATCCCATTGTTGATTTAATTTACATTGGTAAGGCCTCCAGTGAGGATCAGCGTCTTTTTATTAACCATATATATTTTCACTTGATATACAGTTTAGGTTAGTGTTTCTCAACATAAAGTCTATTGTGAATTATCTATATCAGAATCATGTAGGAAGCATATTCAAAAATGCAGGGTTCTGGGCCCCACACAGCCCTCCTAAATTAGAATTAAGGTGTGTGAAAGAGCTGGAATTTCAATAATCTCCCTAGGCGATTCATGCACACTAACATTTGGGATTCTCAGTGAAAAAGAGGGAGGACGGGGCAGAGTGGCATGTGTCAGATCACTTAGAGGCCTTTTATAAGCTACATATCCCTGTCTGATCCCTTTCTTACAGTTCTCCTAGGAGTTTAATTCAGATTCTAGTCTGAAACTAGTTTCCGGGTCTCTCTGTTGGCTTTTAGCATAAGAAAAATTTACATCCTATAAGGCATCCTTGTCTTCTCAGATTTTgctcagaatttatttttcccctaaagtcattcaacaaatatttgttaaatgcttGCTATGGGTCAGGCACTGTAGGTGGTTCTAAGAAGTCAGTGGTAAACAAGGCATAAACATGGAAGCAGATAACCAAACTGCTTTTCTAAGTTTTATAAATTCACtacattggggtacctgggtggttcagttggttaagcgtccgacattggctcaggtcatgatctcatggtttttgagtttgagccccccaactgggctccgtgctgacagctcaacgcctggagcctgctttggatctgggtctccctctctctctgccgttccccctctcgtgctctatctctctctcaaaattaaatagatattaaagaaaattttataaataaataaattcactatGTCAAAAACTGTTCAAAATTATAGTAATAGCTTTAAATTACTGAGCATTATGTGATGGATATTGTGCTTAGTGCTTTATAGATATTGTCTCTAATCCATAAAAATTCTATCCCATAAGACAGATGGTTATTATCCTTACTTTAAAGATAAACTGAGGACCAAGACCACAGAACTTACAAGGGTTAGAGCTAGGGTTAGAATCCATATCTGTCTGATTCTagcctgggctctttccattatatTATGCTATCTTTCTAagatctaaaaaattttttttccatcattcagatttttcattcacatttttttaaggctttttggTAACAGAATTTACCTGTAGGGTCTAATGCTTCCTACTTAGTTAGCAATATACTCTTTGGATTCAAATTATTCTAACAAAAATCTACCAACCCAGTAAGTTTTTCCCCAAataggttttcttccttttttaaataccTGAGGTACTACTCCCACTGCCCGCCGAAGGCTTTCCAGGCTCACATCTTGTATATTTTGACCAGCAAGGTAAATGTTACCCTTTTGAGGCTCATAGAAGCGAAACAACAGCCTTACTATTGTGCTTTTTCTGAAATTGAAGACAAGAAAAGGTTAATTAGCTCTTATTGGCATTAGGGAATCCCTGTTTTAAACCACTGTAATCAttttatgataaagaaaaaatattacattgaGAATCATCAATCAATGATGtagaattttataaataactaaattaCCCACCCTGACCCACTACCTCCTACAATGGCCACTTTCTTTCCTGCAGGGACTTCAAAAGATACTCCATCAAGGACTTTCTGCCCCTCAACATATTCAAAATGCACATTATCAAAGACAACCGTAGATGTCTGTGGTGTGATCTGAATGGGAGATGCCATTGCCTTGTCCTagtagggaagagaaaaaaagccacTTTATATACCATGTAGACTACAGCTATGTAGACAATTTTCTAATtcacagaaaaagggaaaaaatggggaaaagggagGTTTATAAGTAGTGTTAGACCACTTCCAAGcatgcttttaaagtttttttttttaactcctcacTAAGGTCAAGAACTcctaaatgttttgatttttgagcAATTTTGGGGGGCAGGTAGAGGGATGGTGGGCAGGGGAGTAAGGATGTTTAGGACATGAGGAAAGGCAATCACACATTTTATACCATGATTAGCAAAAGTAAATCAGGTGCAAGTACAAATAATTCAAGTTAACAAAATTTAGCTTCTAGGTATAATATTCTTTGCTAACATTGTAAGGTTTCTAAACATGGAAGTAAAAGCTCTAACAACCTCTTAATACACATCATAGCCCCAATTCCTGCAAAAAAGAAACTGGTTTGCTAACATGGTGATGTAAGAATATTCCCTTAGAATAATCCTATTAATGGGATGATGCTCACATGCTGTTTAAAAGGTACTAAATAGATTACTTACTTTAATTCGAGTGTCTACTTTGAGTAGAGTAAACAAGGTGTTCATATCTATCAGTGCTTGTCTAGTTTCTCTATATACAGTCCCCAGAAAGTTAAGGGGCAATGAAAGTTGAAAAAGCAGTCCATTCACCATTACTAGATCTCCAACAGTAAGGGTACCTTAATATGTAgttgacagaagaaaaaaaaggtattttagaTGTTATAAACTTTTCCAGCTTAAGATAGAGAAGTTTATTAGTCTGGAATATAATATTCTATaactataataaattttaaaaatttatgctaTAATTTTCATAGCATAAAATGCACATAACCAGTAACTCTTAAGGTCTATgcaaatttaaaagcattttaattcatgatttagGAATATAGAGAACTTGATATAAGTGGAATGGGAACCACCTACCCATACACTATACATAATATacgcacacaaaaaaagaatggtttaagTGAAGATAGAAATGGATGGCTAAatatctctctcctttcttcctaagACACTAGCAAGTTTCTTTGCaatgtgaaatagaaaaaaaaaatttaagtatatattaaaaattggaACAAATGGGTATCATGATTGGGAATGAAACCATATATTAAGGTcacagtgaatgaataaatcttaacTGAGTGGGCAGATTAcagaaaagaggcagagacatTATTCACTTTTGAAATGTTTTGCAAATGTAAAATTAATAGAAAGATTAAAATGTAACTTGTAATTGTAAAAAGTATGTGTGGTGCATTTTAGTTCTTTGGACTAAACACTAAATTAATTACATTGCTTTCCAGGTctacaagagaaattagaaatatcagatgctaaaaaaagaatttactccTGAAAGAATCAATACGTAGCCTCACAAAATGGATAAACAGTAGTTCTAATTAATGAGGGAGCCAGTGCTAAACTTGTAGTGTCAAacaaaaggaagttaaaaaaaaccactattatacaattaagaaaacacattctgatataaaaaggaaagtaatcCAAGGATGTTAAAGCACTTTATTGAATATGCTTTATAACTAAGACTAATATATACATTCCTTTCATCAATCCTTATTTATAAAGGTTAAGAAAAACATCTATAAATGTGAAAACTGCAGATCCATTACCTGCCACGATTCCCTGACTGGCGAGCACCATAATAGCCGTTAAACCAACACTGAAAATAGCACTTTGACCAAAGTTCAGCATAGCCAGAGTAGAGGTACTTTTCAATGAAGCAGTCTCATATGTCTTCAGAAATCTATCATATCTTTGTGCTTCATAGTTCTCATTAttaaaatactacaaaatatacaaaaataattattacatgcaagtacaattataatttttctcttaagtGATTAGTATCCTTTTCATCAGACTTTATGTATGGATTCAATTTTGTATTGCCATACTCCACTTTAAAAACTTTCAATACATTGAGCTATGGTACTCCTGCAGTTTTCCACAATGAACTATATTTGAAAAGTCCATAAAATTCATTGCATATTTACTGAAGGCCTGGTTAATTTAAGcccaaatctaaaaaaaagtgttaatggCACTTCCTTTACAAAGCTTTCTTCCCCTGATCCTCTGAGATTGAACTGACAGTTCTCATTGCCCCCACCactttatgctttcttttatagTCAACTGCATACTTAACTATAATTCTCCCAATTTACGGGACTTAATTCTGGGAGGGCAAGCCTTTTATCAATCATTTTTACCACACTTCCCCATCACAGGACTTAGTGTAGTGCTTTGGACACAAGAACCATTCaggaatatttgttaaatggaaaaatggacaCATAAATGAGAATTAATGAAAATCACTATATGCTAGGTCCTCTGAGGGACAGTCAAGACCTTACATGTCAGTTTGATTAGCTTAGTGTTAATTCTGAATCAAGATGCTAAATATACTCATCACTTACAAATTAATTCAGAAGGTAAAATTCTGATGTTGCCACACAAAAACTGAGGTGGAAAGAGAGGAGaatttccaaataaagaaaaataataaagtacaattATTTCATCACACTTAGAGATCCTATCCTAATCTGAAGCTCTAACTTACAGCACCTATTCAGCTAAATGGCAGAACAAATCTCTGTGCAGTGTGAAAGGGAGAGGAAGTATAATTAAACATATTACCTTCACAGTTTCATAATTCAGCAGTGAGTCTATGGCAGCATTACCTGCATCATTATCTGCTTTGTTCATCTCTATTCTAAATCTAGTTCTGTAAGACAAAGATTCACATAGGCATGAAATTTTTGCTATGTAAATGTAACTAATTTCTGAACCTTGACTGGCCTCTAGGAAATACTTTACCTCCACCGTGTAACAGCAACTGTGAATGCTGTGTATGCACCAAGTGTCCCGAGGGTTACTAATGCAAACTGGGCACCACATCTATAATACTGGAGAaggcaaaataagaaatgataaacAGTCACTGTTCTTGCAAATAGCTTATAATATGTAACAGCAAATATCAATCAAaagattttaatagaaatatgttGATGGgaattgtataaataaataattttgtgagATATCAAATACCTTAGAAAAGCTACTTTAGGTAACAAGGGAAGAAAGCCACTACACTTGCCACATTGATACTACTGTCATATGCTAggataaaaataatgcaataagCCTTAAGaggaataaaatgtatatatacagtcTTAATTACAAAATATGAAATTGCTTAAATGTTATAAATGGTGAATAAAAATCTAGATAATCTGAGTATACCAGTCCAAAGTCATATACAAAAATCtctattaacaaaaaaattacaagcacTAAATGACTGATCTATGTGTAGAAGTGACCAGCTCTTTACAATAACAACATGATAAAGATTTTGAATGGTCCCTTGAAGCCTGtagcaaaataattaaataaactgcATAATCCTTCTGGTACCGTGGAATTTTGCTTTCAAACCATGAGCATTCAATAGCACTACAGCTTCCAGTACTAAATAGCTTCCAATGAGAATGTAAGATAAAAGCTtgttatgaaaaattttttacttaCCAAAATACCACTGACAAGAGTCACCTCGAACATGATGGGAAGAAGATTAAATACTAAAGCACTCAGGACAAAACTGATACCCCTTGTCCCTCTGTCAATAGCTTTTGATAAAGCTCCTGTCTGTCTACTCAGATGGAAAGCCAGATCCAGGTTgtgaagatggagaaagacatTTCTGGCTATTCTTCGGATTGAATTTTGGGCTACCTTGCCAAATACTGCATTTCGAACTTCATTAAAAAAGGCAGCTCCAGCTCTTGATACACCATCTGACAagacattcaaaagaaaaagtggGATGTGAAAACATTCGAATCATAGGAGtgtaaaaatgataaacatatgGCAAGTAAGAAAGTACTTACACAATAAATGAATACATCACAGAATACTTCCATTAAAAGAAACCTAGAAAGCAAGCATCTAGCCTAGTGAGTACCAATCCTTCCACCACCCTGAATCCCTTTCAGTGTTATTTTCCTCTATAAACTCCAGATGATGAAAGATTTTTTCCAActaaatacttgtttttaagttttaaaaaaatttaatgtttttattttatttttgagagacagcgtgctagtgggggaggggcagagagagagggagagcgctgtcagcacagagcctgacgtggggcttgaaatcatggactgtgagatcatgacctgagctaagtcagatgcttaactgactgagccacccaggtacccctccaacTAAATACTTTTAATAAGTAGCACCCCGCATGGCCTTATTGTGGATAAATGTACAATATCTGTACAGGTTTTTTTGATCTAATCCAATTCCCCCGAATAACAAATGATAAAATCGAGATCCTGAACAATCAAGTGCCTTGACTAAAGCATGCCCCCATTCAAACCTCCTGAGTCTCATAAAGTGTCCTTTCTAATGCAGGAGTAAACAAAGCAACatattctgttctttaaaaatggtaaatgtgTCAAGGCTATTGAATGTAACTTAATGAAGCATTAATATACATATAGCATTATTTAGCTATTTCCCATTAAGCagttaacaacaataacaagaaaataacTAGCCTTATTTTCAGGAACCTTATTAACAATTATTAGAAGTGGTAATTATGAATTTATTATTAACTAACTACTATTAGAAGTGGTAATTATGAATTTAATATCTtatttcatgttatatttttctagaacttaaaaaatgaaactgtttttacagaattttagaaaacataaagaatttttttaaactacctATCAAAAATCACATGTAAAACGATAAACATCCAAAATGCTAACTTGTGTTTGTGGTAAAAAGGTCATCTGCTCAAATATGATGAAACCCTCTTGAAGAAAGTCAACACCTGTAGATAGATTAAAGAATCACACATACAGCCAATCAGAACTGCCGTTGCCATGGTTGCAACTGTATTTGGTGCATCACTCAGGTTCAGCATGTTTCCCGACATCTGGTTGAGGCTGTCTACAGCATATTTAAACATGAAGGGAACCACAATATTCATggcctaaaaatataaaagcaattatccatcatatacaaaatattttctaaaagtacAAGTATTTACCTTAAATTAGTGTTTATGGGAATGTTTAGATATTAATCATTTACTAGTATTGAAATGATTTTCCTAgtttataaagataaaatctttggCATTGGAGAGCTGTCATTTCAGGACTCCTACCTGACACTGACTGCcatgttaatattaatttataactTACGTGCATTAGTCAAATGCTTGGGCCTCCATGAAATAATCCCTGATCATTTACTCGAAATGCTCTCTCCATTATCTGAAATCCTACAGAGCTTCTGGCACTTAAGGCAAACTGCCTTATAtgatagttctttatatatatatcttctatagttctatatatatatatcttcaatcATACATACACATTCaatcaaatatgtaaaattatttgttcaccaaaataatagtaaaactaaaattatatagCAAAAAAGTATCTCAAAAGCAATAAATTACAAGTATCTCTGTGGCTGACTCaccattggggggaaaaaaaagccacacacacaTAACACTGATAGATCTATTTGCCCCACAAAAAGATTCCTTTGTTCAGAGAAGAGGTGGGGGAATTAgtgaaacagatgaagggaattaagaggtacaaacttctagttacaaaataagtcacagagatgaaaagtacagcataagaaatataatcaataatattgtaataatgttgtatggtgactacatttattgtggtgagcactgagtaatgtatacaattacTGAATCACTGTatcgtatacctgaaactaatatgacattgtatgtcaactataattcaataataaaaatttaaaaagattcctTTGCTCCAAtactaaaaaaaacccactaaataCCAAACTAAGCTTTTAAAAACCAACCTATTTCTCCATGAGAATAtaccaaaaaatatgaaaactatgGGTATAATGCTTTCATATGTTCAAGGCAAATATTCAATCActcacatttcacattttctgCAAGGTTACAGTATCAAATACACCAACTATCATTTAAGAATAGAAAACTGATTAGAATGCCAAagctttaaagaaattaaattcatatACAATAACATGTGAAAGCAATTCTGTTAGGCTtaccaaaaacaatgaaatcccACCCCTTGTAAACATTCCATTTAAAGTATTGTCAACAAGCCTAAGTTTAGCTGACAACTGACAAGAGCTATGTAAATCTTACCAACCAAGATTTTGAAGTAAAGTGTACAAGTGTCCTAGCAACCAAGCAGGTACTCTCATTcaataatatcattaaaatacaCAGCAGATGTTGGAACACTTTTAAGAACGAAACAGTATGGGATAAATTGCTTAAAGTTTTTTTCTGACTTCTAAAATATAATCTAATATAATAGCAAGTTTCAAGTATGACAAAATTGTCGATTCTGATTCctatataatcatataatctCAAGCTCTTGCTTCTGCTTGAAATGGCCTACCTGCCAGATTTACCTGCCTCTCCATTCTTCAAAACCCACTCTGAATACCATTCCCTTCTCTGAAACTTGCAGCCCATGTGACATTCTTCCGATTTTCCAACTCCTCTTTTTGATGGTTTATACATCAGtatctatcatttttattatatatttatcattcaCATTCTAGGAGCAATGTGCACGGATATACTGGCTTCTCAACCTCAGTTCACAAACCTTTTGTGGCAAACAAACATTTTGTGAACAATACCTACAGGAATCAGGTATGGTGCTATGTACCTTCACAAAGGTAAAAGCTGAATGAAATAACAATTCCATTAAATGGATATCCGTGTAACTGAGGAAACTCAGGTTCCATGAGGTTTAATAACTTGTCTGggaagcagcagagctgggattaaaATCCAAGACTGACTTGAAATTCAGAATTTTCTTCTAGTATACCATAGCCATATTAGCAGCTCATAAAGCAAGAGACCatattattttactacatttgcaCCCTAAAGTGGATGCTCTCATATGTGCTGTTGAAACCAGCTATAAAGTATgacacaaataatttaaataaatcatagcTGATTCCAGGGTTTCCGTATAATAAGACCACATCCCCTCACTTGCATTCCAATACAATTTCTTGAGTGGGAGAAAAAGTGATAGTTACAGCTAGCACGCAATTCTCATAACTTACAGCCTATTATATCTTTGCCACAGCCAGAGTGCATAGTGACCAAAACTAATTAATGTATCACCAAGAAAGTTGTgtaattttactttcttgaaaATGTGTTTGGGTTGGTCAAATATGTGagcatcttcaatttttttttaacatcgattcattttttgagagacagagagagacagagtgtgagcggggaaggggcagtgagagagggagacacagaatctgaagcaggctccaggctctcagctgtcagcacagagccccatgcagggctcgaacccacggactacgagatcatgacctgagccaaagtcggatgcttaaccgactgagccacccaggtgccccaggagcatCTTTGTAATATGAATGTCAtctgtcctgtatttttattggcAGAAAAAAGGCAGTTAGCATAATGCTAAGAACATAGTACTACCTctaataataattgttaattaCTTCCAGTTCTCCCAAAAACGtaattttagaaaggaaagaaataaaaaacacaaaagaaatggaaaggattaTATTATGCgtagatatttttattagtaCATGTGTATTGGCTGCACTGGCCTTGTGATATTTTGAGCATGGGGAGGGTGACAAATACTGGTTTTCCCTAATACTCTGCTTTCACTAGAACTACACTTAAACCATTTCAGAGAAATGtgaattttctaaaaacattttcttttgaaacaacTGTAGACTCACAGAAAGTTGCAAAAGTAGTACAAAGAGACTCGACCCTTCACTCAGCATCTCCTAATGATGACATCTGATATAGCTATAGTTCAATATCAAGACCAAAAATGTACATTGGCTCATTACTGTTAACTAGACTACAGAACTCGCTCAGCTTTTaccatatttaaatatgtattcagtTTCTACcatatttaaatgtgtattcatgtatgtgtgtggtttGTATGTATTACCAAATGGTCCTACGCCATTTTATCCCATGTTCAGATGCATGTAACaatcaccacagtcaagatacagaactacCCCATCACAACAAAAGAAATCTCTTGTGCTACAGTTCTTTATATTCActcccatcccacctcccccGACATCTCAGTCCCTGTCCCCTGGCAAGCACTAATCTGTTCTTGATCTTTATAGTTtagtaattttaagaatattatataCATGGAATAATATAATTTGTAATCTTTTGAGATcgacctgtttttttttctcagcgTAATGCCCCTGAAGTTGATCAAGGATGATGCATGCATCAATATCTCATCTTTTAtagctgagtactattccatggATGTACCGAATTTATTCAACCATTCATccctgaaggacattttggttgtttctagttttggactacaaataaaaagatgcttTGGAAATTTTCATACAGGTGatcataagttttcatttctctaggataaatgcccaagagtacAACTGCTAAGTCTACACTGAACTTTTTAGGCAACTGTCATGCCCTTTctgagtggctgtaccattttacattcccaccagtaaagTATGAGTGATccaattcctccacatcctcaccaacatttgatatcatcactattttttattttgaaactattttaataaatgtatagtgatatcttttggttttaatttgtttccgTGACAgcaatgatgttgaacatcttttcatattttgatttTCCACCCATAtatcctcttctgtaaaatatctgtttgtgtcttttgcaaattttagaactgggttgtttttttgtttttgctattgaattttaaagttctttatatatttctagatatAGAGGCCTTTGCtggatatgtgatttgtaaaaattttctgCTGGTGTGTAGTTTGTCTTTCATCCTACTGAGAAGTCTGAACTACCCCACCTAGCAGTCAGGAGGGGTTCCTTCCTGTAGGAGTCAGTGGAGGCGAAGGTAAGAACCTGTACTTTCAACCCCACCTGCAGTAATGAGGCAACACTCCATCCTCACTGGAACAGTGTCACAGGAGGCCTCCTaacaaacaaaagattttaaaaagatccaGAATCTTATAGCATAATACCCAAAATATCtggatttcaataaaaaaaaaaatcactccttaTACCAAGGACTACTAAGATATCaacttgaaataagaaaatacaatcaACAGacataaatattagaattatctGATGAGGATTTCAAAATAGCCATCATAAAAGTGtttcaatggggcacctgggtggctcagtcagttaagtgtctgacttcagctcaggtcatgatctcaccgtccatgagtttgagccccacatcgggctctgtgctgacagcgcacagcctggagctgcttcagattctgtgtctccctctctctgcccctcccccactcatgcacgcgtgcgcctctctctcgctctcaaaaata includes:
- the ABCB7 gene encoding iron-sulfur clusters transporter ABCB7, mitochondrial isoform X1, which translates into the protein MALLVIHSSRWAAAATAFEKCRHVAILIRSLGSVRGAGPQRRSRQLGASGAARISQIPESLRHTTWQRLGKGNLRQILHVTRALQAWPLIEKRTCWHGHAGGGLHTDPKEGLKDVDTRKIIKAMLSYVWPKDRPDLRARVAISLGFLGGAKAMNIVVPFMFKYAVDSLNQMSGNMLNLSDAPNTVATMATAVLIGYGVSRAGAAFFNEVRNAVFGKVAQNSIRRIARNVFLHLHNLDLAFHLSRQTGALSKAIDRGTRGISFVLSALVFNLLPIMFEVTLVSGILYYRCGAQFALVTLGTLGAYTAFTVAVTRWRTRFRIEMNKADNDAGNAAIDSLLNYETVKYFNNENYEAQRYDRFLKTYETASLKSTSTLAMLNFGQSAIFSVGLTAIMVLASQGIVAGTLTVGDLVMVNGLLFQLSLPLNFLGTVYRETRQALIDMNTLFTLLKVDTRIKDKAMASPIQITPQTSTVVFDNVHFEYVEGQKVLDGVSFEVPAGKKVAIVGGSGSGKSTIVRLLFRFYEPQKGNIYLAGQNIQDVSLESLRRAVGVVPQDAVLFHNTIYYNLLYGNIHASPEEVYAVAKLAGLHDSILRMPHGYDTQVGERGLKLSGGEKQRVAIARAILKDPPVILYDEATSSLDSITEETILGAMRDAVKHRTSIFIAHRLSTVVDADEIIVLDQGKIAERGTHHGLLANPGSIYSEMWHTQSSRVQNHDNPKWDAKEENTSKEEERKKLQEEIVNSVKGCGNCSC
- the ABCB7 gene encoding iron-sulfur clusters transporter ABCB7, mitochondrial isoform X2, translating into MALLVIHSSRWAAAATAFEKCRHVAILIRSLGSVRGAGPQRRSRQLGASGAARISQIPESLRHTTWQRLGKGNLRQILHVTRALQAWPLIEKRTCWHGHAGGGLHTDPKEGLKDVDTRKIIKAMLSYVWPKDRPDLRARVAISLGFLGGAKAMNIVVPFMFKYAVDSLNQMSGNMLNLSDAPNTVATMATAVLIGYGVSRAGAAFFNEVRNAVFGKVAQNSIRRIARNVFLHLHNLDLAFHLSRQTGALSKAIDRGTRGISFVLSALVFNLLPIMFEVTLVSGILYYRCGAQFALVTLGTLGAYTAFTVAVTRWRTRFRIEMNKADNDAGNAAIDSLLNYETVKYFNNENYEAQRYDRFLKTYETASLKSTSTLAMLNFGQSAIFSVGLTAIMVLASQGIVAGTLTVGDLVMVNGLLFQLSLPLNFLGTVYRETRQALIDMNTLFTLLKVDTRIKDKAMASPIQITPQTSTVVFDNVHFEYVEGQKVLDGVSFEVPAGKKVAIVGGSGSGKSTIVRLLFRFYEPQKGNIYLAGQNIQDVSLESLRRAVGVVPQDAVLFHNTIYYNLLYGNIHASPEEVYAVAKLAGLHDSILRMPHGYDTQVGERGLKLSGGEKQRVAIARAILKDPPVILYDEATSSLDSITEETILGAMRDAVKHRTSIFIAHRLSTVVDADEIIVLDQQSQKEEREEHRKFI